Within the Marixanthomonas sp. SCSIO 43207 genome, the region TTGAGGTTGAAAATAGGTTTTGATTTTCGGCAAAAATGTTTGCTGAACGTTTTCCTCTTCCTATAGATGCTCTAAAGGCAGATTTATCCCAAGGTGTATACTTTACATGAAGTCTTGGTGTTACAAAAAACCCTAATCTATTATGATTATCTACTCGCATCCCTGCAGTAAGATTTATATTTTCTAAATCGTCAAAATTGTATTCAAAAAAAGCTCCTACAGAGTTGTCAATGCGGTTGTAGGTAGTAGTTTCAACCAGTTCATCATATTTATCATAAGTAAAGCTAATACCTGTTTTAATCTTATGTCTAGAATCACTGATGATTGAATTATATGTAAAGTTTGAATATATACTATTGTGTTCAATATTGTAAGTACGCAACCCAAAATAGGAATCTTGTTGGTGATTGCTGTAAGCAAATTGCAGTCCTGCACTTCTCCATGGCAATTCTGGGTTTACATACCCAAATTTTCCTGAAATGTCATACCGCTCAGTATTAATCTCACTTCCCCAAGCATTGGTAGTTAATTTGTCTGTTTCCGGGTCAAAATCTAACTCTCCTGTTTGTTTTTCATCGTTGAGATACCTGAAGTTGAAAAAACCTACAAAGCCTTTTTCAGTGTCTGTATACTGCCAGCGATTCATCACATTTACTTGATTATACAAAGGCATATCTAGAAAATTGTCATCATTCACATCATGTTCTTTTTGATGGGTATTTCCGTGCAAATAAACCCCTGTACTCCATTTATCATTAATTTTTGTATTAAAATGCGTATTAAGTTCTAAACGCTCACTACTTGCACCGTATAGGTTTACAAATAATTTATCATCATTTGTTGGTTTTTGCAACTCTGCGTTTATCTGTCCTGCGATACTTTCATATCCATTTACAACACTTCCAGCACCTTTGGTTATTTGAATACTTTCTACCCATGTTCCAGGCGTGAACGTTAAACCATAGGCTTGAGCTGCTCCCCTAACAGTCGGGATATTTTCCATTGCAATAAGGATGTATGGACTGGTAAGTCCCAACATTTTTATTTGCCGTGTACCTGAAATGGCATCTGCAAAGTTTACATCAATAGATGGGTTGGTTTCAAAACTTTCAGACAGGTTACAACAAGCAGCTTTGAGCAATTCATCACTACTCACGTTAATAACATTCTCTGCTTCTATGTAGGATCTTGAAGTAGCTTTTTTTCTTGCAACCAGCGTTACTTCATCTAAGTTACTTTTAGAACTTAAGGTTGCTTTAATTTGTTTTGAAGGATTTGTAACTTGTATGGTATCTGTTGTATAGCCCACATAACTCACAATTAATTTTTTGTAGGAGTGTTTATAGGAAATAGAAAAATCACCGTCAAAGTCTGTCACCTCCCCCACTTCGGTACCCAACCAATAAACGTTGGCTCCAGGAAGTGGATTATTTGTTTCTTTTTCATATACCACGCCTTGCACTTTGTCTTGAGAAAATGCGAAACAAGTAATAAGAAAAGTAAAAAAAGTGATTACTAATTTTATCATTTTTTGATTTTAAAAATTTATAAATAAGCTTAAAATAGATGTTGTTTCACTTAAATCTGTAAAGGAAAACACCTAGTTAAATGGCGGTTATAAATTTTAAAATCAAATTAAAAACACTTGATTACAGACCTGAATATCTGTTATCAAGATAGGTGAAGTATAATTTTTATGCGGAATTACTTGTGAAGATAAATCCTTAAATAGATGAAAGTAGGTTCCTGTAAAAGCAACCAAAAACAGTTGCTGTTCATAGTCTAAATCATCAAACTTATAGGTAGCAGCATCTTGTCCTTCAACAATATTTACCACATCATTACAGCATTCTGGCTGTACAATTTGATCATTTGAAGTATCGGAGCAAGGCTCTTTACTACATTTTTCTACTGAAGAAAACACAGATGAGTCTATAAGAAAGTCTCCGCAATAATGTTTTTGTACAGCAAAAGAACTGGTAGACAGTAAAATTAATACTGCCAACATTAAAGAAGAAAACTTATGTAAAATCTTTATTTTCACAGCACAAATTTAATAAATTAAAAACAATCTTTATCAAATTAAAAACAGCTTTATATTAAAATAAAAAAACAACCCCTATAACAATGCTATTATGCTTTTTTAGCGTATATTTGCCGCCTGATTACCAGAGTGGTAATCTGTACATAAAAATCATTTTAATAATATTGGCATGTATTTAACCAAAGAAGAAAAAGAAAAATTATTTAAAAAACACGGTAAGTCTGAAAAAGACACGGGTTCTACAGAAGGTCAGATTGCACTTTTCACTAAGCGTATTGACCACCTTTCAAAACATTTAAAAAACAACCAAAAAGACTTCAATACAGAGCGCTCTTTGGTAAAAATGGTAGGTAAGCGTAGATCACTTCTTGATTATCTTATGAAAAAAGATATCATGAGATATCGTGCAATAGTTAAAGAATTAGGATTACGTAAATAATTTTTAAGGGGCTTTTTTAGCCCCTTTTTAAGTTTCAGACGTTAAATTTTGAAACTTTTTCTACTGAAAAGTAGAACATATAGAAAAAGCTACACTTTAGTTTTTCATTGGTCACCACAACAACACAACCTTTGCTCGATAACCGAGCAACGACCAATTTTAACTGCACACTTTCTGGTGTGCAAGAATGAAAAACAAAAATATGATACCTAAAGTATTTAAAGAGGTTATAGACCTTGGCGACGGTAGAGAAATTTCTATCGAGACCGGAAAATTAGCAAAACAGGCACACGGTTCTGTTGTTGTAAAATCTGGTAATTGTATGTTATTATGTACTGTAGTTTCAAACTACAAACAAAGTGATGTAGACTTTTTACCATTAACAGTAGATTATCGTGAAAAGTTTGCCGCTGCAGGTCGCTATCCAGGTGGTTTCTTTAAAAGAGAAGCAAGACCTAGTGATGGTGAAGTTTTAACAATGCGTCTAGTAGATCGCGTACTACGCCCACTATTCCCAAAAGATTATCACGCCGAAACACAAGTGATGATTCAATTAATGTCTCACGACGATGATGTAATGCCAGATGCAATGGCAGGTTTAGCCGCTTCAGCAGCTATTCAACTTTCAGATTTCCCTTTTGAATGTGCCATTTCAGAAGCTCGTGTAGGTCGTGTAAACGGAGAGTTTATCATTAACCCAACTAGGTCACAACTTGAAGAGTCTGATATTGATATGATGATTGGCGCATCTGCAGATTCTGTGATGATGGTTGAAGGTGAAATGAAAGAAATTAGTGAAGAAGAAATGGTTGAGGCCATTAAATTTGCTCACGAACACATAAAAAAACAATGCGAAGCACAGCTTAAACTTGCTGAAGCATTTGGAAAAAAAGAAACTCGTGAGTATGAGCCTGAACGTGAAGATGCAGACTTAGAAAAGAAAATCAAAGATATGGCGTATGATAAAGTATACGCTATTGCAAAAGGAGGTTCAGCAAAACAAGAGCGTGGAGCAGCCTTCGCCGAAATTAAAGAAGAAATTATAGCTTCTTTTACTGAAGAAGAACTTGAAGATTTTGGTGATTTGGTTTCAAAATACTATAGCAAAGCCGAAAAAGCCGCAGTAAGAGACCTAACACTTAACGAAGGTTTACGTCTTGATGGAAGAAAAACAGACGAGATAAGACCTATATGGTGTGAAGTAGACTACTTACCTTCTACACACGGTTCTGCAGTATTTACAAGAGGAGAAACGCAAGCCTTGGCAACAGTAACACTTGGTACTTCAAGAGAAGCAAACCAAATAGATATGCCTAGCTTTGAGGGTGAAGAGACATTCTATTTACACTACAACTTCCCCCCTTTCTCTACCGGAGAAGCTCGCCCAATTAGAGGTACCTCTCGCAGAGAAATAGGTCACGGTAACTTAGCACAACGTGCTTTAAAAGGAATGATTCCTGAAGATTGTCCTTATACCGTTCGTGTTGTTTCAGAAATATTAGAATCTAACGGTTCTTCATCTATGGCAACCGTTTGTAGTGGTACAATGGCATTAATGGATGCCGGTGTAAAACTTAAAAAACCAGTTTCAGGTATTGCAATGGGATTAATTAGTGATGCCGAATCAGGAAATTTTGCCGTATTAAGTGATATCCTAGGTGATGAAGATCACTTAGGCGATATGGATTTTAAAGTTACAGGTACTGCAGATGGTATTACTGCTTGTCAAATGGATATAAAAGTTAAAGGACTTTCATATGAAATTTTGGTAAAAGCTTTAAAACAAGCTGCAGACGGAAGGTTGCATATTCTTGAGAAATTAACTGACACTATTTCTGCACCCAATGCAGATGTAAAATCACACGCCCCAAAAATGGTTACTGTGAGAATTGACAATGAATACATTGGTGCATTGATTGGCCCAGGAGGAAAAGTAATTCAAGAACTTCAAAAAGAGACAGGAACTACCATTGTAATTAATGAAGACCCTGAAACTGAAGAAGGAGTTGTTGAAATCCTTGGTACAGATCAAAATGGAATTGACGCTGTATTGGCAAAAATAGACGCACTTACTTTTAAACCTGAAGTAGGAAGTGTATATGAAGTAAAAGTGATAAAAATTCTTGATTTTGGAGCCGTTGTAGAATATGTTGAAGCTCCTGGAAATGAAGTTTTATTACACATTTCTGAACTGGCTTGGGAACGTACAGACAATGTTACCGATGTTGTAAACATGGGTGATGTGATTGATGTAAAATATTTCGGGTTTGATTCTAGAACTAAAAAAGAAAAAGTATCTAGAAAAGCTTTGCTTCAAAAACCTGAAGGTTATAAAGACAGAAAAGGTGGCGGAAATCGAGACAATCAAAATAAAGGTCGAGATAATCGCAATCGTGACAATAAAAGAAGAGACTAACAAGTTCTTTTTTAATAAATTAAAAACGCCTTCAATTGAAGGCGTTTTTTTTCTGCCATATTAGCAGAAATCCCTTTTTGTCATATAAATACTGTCATTTCTGCATTTACTGTTTTTTCTTAAAAAAATTAACAATTATTTAAACAAAATCGCTTAAGCCTTGTTTTTATTAGGTTTATCGGAATATAAACTCAAATTATTCCGAATAATTGAAATCTTTCCTATTCTCGTATGATACTTGCGGCTATTAGTGCAAACAATTAAATAAAATTATGAAAGTATTAATGATAGGCGCAGGAAATATGGGATTAACCTACGCCGAGGGTATGGCCCAATCGCCCTATTTAAATAGAAGAAACTTAATGATATTTGACGTTTCGCCAGAAAAAACTGAAGCGTTAAGTGCCATTCCGCATTTTGATGCCTATGAAAAATTAGAGGACTGTTTACCAAAAGCAGATGTAGTTTTTGTAGCCGTTAAACCTTATCATAGTGATGAATTATTTGCTACTATGAAAGAACAAGTTAATGATCAACAAGTTTTTGTTTCATTAATGGCGGGTGTCACAATTGAAAACATTCAAAAAGGGTTGGGCGTTAAGAAAGTTATTAGAACTATGCCTAACCTTCCAGCCAAAGTGGGTAAAGGAGTAACTTCTTTTACAGAATCTAAAGAAGTAAGCCGTATTGAGTTAATTATGGTACGCAACCTACTAGACACAACCGGTGAAGCAATACACGTTGAAAATGAAAATTTTGTAAATGCTTCAACAGGTATTTCTGGAAGCGGCCCAGCATATGTATTTTATTTTATGCAATCTATGCTAGAAGCAGCTTTAAAGATGGGTTTTTCAGAAAACGACTCAAAGGTATTGGTATCACAAACGTTTGAAGGAGCCGTTGCATTATTTAACGACTCAGACCTATCACCTACCAGTTGGATGGATAGAGTAGCTTCAAAGGGTGGTACAACGCGTGCTGCGCTAGATAGCATGGAGGATAATAACATTAAAGAATTAATTAAAGAAGCTGCATACGCAGCATTTAACCGAGCAACAGAGCTTGGAAAGTAAACTAAATTAAAACTAAAGAGATGAGTAAAAAACGAGTGGTTATAAAAGTAGGAACCAACGTTATGACTAATAAAGACAATCGCATTGTAGGACCTATTCTTAATGAATTGGTACGACAAATTGCCGAATTGCATGAAAATAATATCGAGCCTGTTTTGGTTTCTTCAGGATCAGCAATTGCCGGGAAAGAAGTTTTGGGTGATTGCTCATTTGAGGATCCTTCAACAAGAAGACAAATATTTTCTGCAGTGGGGCAACCGCGTATGATGCGACACTATTACAGCCTTTTTCACGATTACGGAATGCGTTGTGCCCAAGTTTTGGCTACCAAGCGTGACTTTGCACCAGGTAAACATCGTGAGAATATGATAAACTGTTATGAAGGTTTAATGAAAGAAGGTGTAGTACCTATTGCAAATGAAGATGACGCCGTTTCGCTAAAAATGTCCATGTTTAGTGACAATGATGAGTTGGCAAGTCTTGTTGCAGAATTAATCCAAGCAGACGCTTTAATTTTATTGACAGATACCGATGGTTTGTATACAGGTCATCCGGACGATGATGATTCAGAAAAACTAAATGAAGTTCGTCATAATGAGAATGTTGAAAAATATGTTCAAAAAAACACAAAAGCTGAAGGCGAAGGACGTGGCGGTATGAAATCTAAACTTAAAATAGCAAAAGAAACTGCACGTAAAGAAATTCCAACTTTTATTGCCAATGGTAAACGTAAAAATGTAATTGTTGACCTCTTAGAAGGTAAAGATGTAGGAACTCGTTTCTACGCATAACAAAAACTAATTTATAAAAACTGAAAGAAAGAAATATGCAATTGATAGACACAAAAATTAAGAATAACGTTTTAGACAGTATGATTTCTATACTTGACAAACGTAGAGAAGATATTTTAGAAGCAAATAAAAAAGACCTTGACGCTTTTAGCAGAGATGATCAAGCGCTTTATGACCGCCTAGTGGTTAATGATGCTAAGGTTGACGGTATGATTAAAGCCATTTCTGAAGTAAAAGAACAAGATGATCCAGTAAATCGTGAAATATCTAGTATTACATTAGACAGCGGACTAGAAATAAATAACAAAACTGCTCCTTTTGGAACAATTATGATTATTTATGAATCACGCCCAGATGTAACTATAGAAGCTGCTGTACTTGCTTTTAAAGCCAATAACAAAATATTGCTAAAAGGCGGTAAAGAAGCTTACAATAGTAATAAGATACTAGTTGAGTGCTGGCACCAAGCATTGAAAGAAAATGATTTGAAAAAAGATTGGATTAAAATGCTTGAACTCAATAGAGAACAAACCCAAGAGTTTTTAAGAAATCCAGACGAGCCACTAGACTTAATTGTACCTAGAGGTGGAGAGCGGTTAATTCAGTTTGTAAAAGAGCACGCAAAATGTGCTGTATTAATAAGCGGTAGAGGAAATAATTTCTTATACGTTCATAAGGATGCAGACTGGAAAAAAACACTTGAAGTTATTATTAACGCAAAAACTGATAAGATTTCAGGTTGTAACGCACTTGACAAAGTATTGGTAGATAAAAATATTGCCAATTATGAAGACAAACTTAAAGAACTGAAACAAGTACTTAATGCTTCAAAAGTTGACGTGATAGTTGATGATGAAGTAAAAAAAGTATTAACAGATTCTGAAATCATTCTTGATAAAAAAGTATGGTTTGAAGAGTTTTTAGCATTAAAAATTGCTATTGGTGCTGTAAATGATTTAGACGAAGCAATCGAGATGATTAATCAATATAGTGGTGGTCACTCAAGCGCCATACTAACCGAAGATAAAAAAGCGGCTCAAAAGTTTATGGAACATATTGATAGCGCTGCTGTATATCACAACGCTTCAACCCGATTTACAGATGGTGGACAAATGGGCGTAGGTGCAGAGCTGGCAATTAGTACAGATAAGTTACATCACCGTGGACCATTAGGTTTAAAGCAGTTAGTTACCAATAAATATTATGTATTTGGTGATGGTCATGTGAGAGTATAATGACAATTGAATACCCAAACTAAAGCCTCCATTTTTTGGAGGCTTTTTTATTTTTTTTTAACTTTTCTGTAACATTTAAAACAGTCTTTACGTATAACTATATAGCAGGCAATAATCACTGCCTTAATCTATTTTAACACTACATGAGACAGTTAAAAATCACAAAACAGGTAACCAATAGAGAAACCGCCTCTTTGGATAAATACCTTCAGGAAATTGGAAAAGTTGACCTGATTACTGCGGAACAAGAAGTTGAATTGGCTCAACGCATAAAAGCTGGGGATCATTTAGCTTTAGAAAAACTTACAAAAGCCAATTTGCGCTTTGTAGTTTCAGTAGCAAAACAATATCAAAATCAAGGCTTAACCCTACCAGACCTTATTAATGAAGGTAATCTAGGGCTTATTAAAGCTGCCAAACGATTTGATGAAACACGTGGTTTTAAGTTTATTTCTTATGCCGTTTGGTGGATTAGACAATCAATTTTACAAGCTTTAGCCGAACAATCTCGAATAGTTAGGTTACCTTTGAACAAAATTGGTAGTATTAATAAAATTAATAAGACCTTTGCATTTTTAGAACAAGCCAACGAACGTCCACCTTCTGCTGAAGAAATAGCAAAAGAACTGGATATGACAATTACAGATGTAAAAGAGTCATTAAAAAATAGCGGTCGTCACGTATCAATGGACGCACCTTTAATTGATGGCGAAGATTCTAATTTGTATGACGTATTGCGAAGTGGAGAATCACCAAACCCAGATCGTTCCCTATTACACGAGTCTTTAAAGACTGAAATAGAACGATCTTTAGAAACGCTCACACCTCGTGAAGCAGATGTTATTAGATTGTATTTTGGTCTTGGCGATCAACAACCTATGACACTTGAAGAAATAGGCGAAACCTTTGATCTTACAAGAGAACGTGTTCGTCAAATAAAAGAAAAAGCAATAAGAAGGTTGAAACACACCTCAAGAAGTAAAATATTGAAAACCTATTTGGGTTAATTCTCAAATAACAGCAACAACAGTTAGTAAAATAACTGTTCGTTTTTTGATTGATGAATGACCTCCGGCTGATTACCGGAGGTTTTTTTGTAAGATTATCGTATTTTTGAAAAGAACAACCTTTAAACAATAACCATGACACATAGTATTTGTTATGTAAGTAGCGCTACAGATAATCTCAACGAAAATGAGATGGATCTACTTTTTAATACTGTATTACATAAAAATAAAGGATTAAATATTACCGGTATTTTACTTTATTACTACGGAAATTTTTTACAAGTTCTAGAAGGAGATGAAGAAGCTTTAAAATCTTTATTTGAAACTATAAAAAAAGATAAAAGGCATCAAAACCTTATTACTATTTATGACAAGAAAAATGATCATAGTATCTTTGATGAATATAAAACCGGCTTCAGTATCATAAAAACTGAAAATGACTTAAAAAACTTGAAAGCTTATTTAAAACTTTCAGAAGATAAAGAACCACTCTCTACAAGTGTACTAGGACTTTTAAAACCTTTTTTAATTTAAATTATGAGTAAAACAATTATAGCACCTTCTATTTTAGCAGCAGATTTTGCCAATCTTGAAAAAGACATAAAAATGGTAAATGATAGTAAAGCAGACTGGTTTCACCTTGATGTAATGGACGGTGTTTTTGTACCAAATATTTCATTTGGAATGCCTGTGATTGAAGCCATTTCAAAACACGCTAATAAAACATTGGATGTTCATTTAATGATAGTTCAACCAGAACGGTACATAAAAGATTTTGCAGGTATAGGTGCCAATATACTTACCGTGCATTATGAGGCATCTACCCATTTACACAGAACGATTCAAGCCATAAAAGCTGAAGGAATGCAAGCTGGCGTAGCACTTAACCCGCACACAAATGTTTCAGTTTTAAAAGATACCATACAAGATATTGACCTAGTGTGTATGATGAGCGTAAATCCAGGATTTGGCGGACAATCATTCATAGAAAACACCTATGAAAAGGTAAAAGAACTTAAACAAATAATTGCAGAAAAAGGAGCTTCGACAAAAATTGAAATTGACGGTGGAGTTACCAATAAAAATGCAAAACAGCTGGTTGAAGCCGGTGCAGATGTATTGGTTGCCGGAAGCTATGTATTTGGCTCAGAAAATCCTACATCCACAATAGAAAACCTATCTGAACTAGTAAAAAAATAGCTTCTCTGGTTACGAGAAAGAAAATAGACCTCTATTTCATATCTTTGCAATAAAAAACAACGCTTTGAATATTGAAAAAGAAGTACTTATAATTGGCGCCGGGCCAATTGGACTTGCCTGTGCTCTTGAGTGCAAGAAAAAAAACCTTGATTACATTGTAATAGAAAAAGGAGCCTTAACCAACTCGCTATATAACTACCCTTTGAATATGCGTTTTTTTTCAACTTCAGAAAAGCTGGAAATTGACGGAATCCCCTTTATAAGCAACAACCCAAAACCTACACGAGACGAAGCGCTAGAATATTATCGCAGAGTCGCTACATCAAATAAGTTGCAAATTAATTTATATGAAGCAATACAAAAAGTAGACAAAAAAGGGGACGGTACTTTTTTAGTAACTTCAGAAAAAAACACCTACAAAACCAAAAACATTGTTGTTAGCACCGGTTTTTACGACATCCCAAACTTAATGCATGTGCCTGGAGAAAATTTATCAAAAGTGTCACACTATTACAAAGAAGCACATCCTTACGTTATGCAAAAAACAATTGTTGTAGGCGCCAGTAACTCTTCGGTTGACGCTGCTTTGGAAATTTGGCGAAAAGGAGGTGATGTCACAATGGTGGTAAGAGGCTCAAGTATTGGAGAACGTGTAAAATATTGGGTAAAACCCGATATTGAAAACCGAATTAAAGAAGGAAGCATTAAAGCTTTTTTTAATTCAGAAATTGAAGAAATAAAAGAGACCGAAGTTGTCATCAAAACACCGAAAGGAATCAAAACAATAGAAAATGATTTTGTAGTAGCACTTACCGGTTACCAACCTAATTTTACCTTTCTTGAATCTTTAGGTATTGAACTTTCAAATGATGGAAAGTTTTTTCCGCAGTATGACCCAAAAACAATGGAAACTAATGTGTCAAATCTATATTTAGCAGGTGTTATTTGTGGCGGAATGGAAACTCACAAGTGGTTTATTGAAAATTCGCGCATTCATTCAAAGATTATAGCCGAAGCTATTTCAAACAAAATTAATAATCTGCAAAAGTAAAATTAAGCAACTGTTTTTTGTGTTGATATATTTCAGGAAAAAGAGCGTTAAACTCTACAGGCGACTCAATGAAGTACTCAACCAGAACTGCCATAAACTCATATTGATTGGTAAAGGCATACTTTCTGAAATATTCTGTAGAATTGACCAATGCTTTCACATCATCATTGGTCAAGCATTTTAAGATATTTTGAAACTGTTTTTGAAACCGGATAGAATCTACATCTTTACCTTGCATTGATTCTAGTTGCATAGCATGCATACACTCGTGAATACCAAGATTTATATTATCATCTGTGATTTTATATCCTTTTTCAAAATCTTTCCAAGACAATACTAGAGCTTTTTCCTTTGGGTTGAATTCTCCTTTGTGGTAATTTTCGTTTGCTGCACTATAAAATTCACTTGGATAAACAAGTATATACTCAATTAGGTTATACCTGTAGTTTTTTCTTCCAAAACTCAACATACATGCTGTAGCTGCAATAAGAACCTTTACTTTATCTGTAATTTCAAAATTTTGTCTACCTACAAACTGCTTTTCTGATATAAACTTGGCAACTCGATGTTGAAATTGTCGTTTTTCTTTATCAGAGAGCTTTGAATAAAAGAAAAAGTGCGAATTAAGAAAGGAAAGCTGAGTATTTGTTAGCTTTTTATAAATGAGTAAATTTCTATATAACGGTTTATTATAATAAGCAGCATACCAGTTTTCAAAAATTCTAAAAAGAAAAAATGTAAACCCCAAAAAAACAATGAAGTAGCCATAAGGAGCCAACCATTGAAGTGTATCATTATTTTGGGAATTTAACATATTAAAAACATGAAACGATAAATTATAAAAATTAGTATTTTATAAAATTTAAACTAGTTTAATCTAGTAATTTAAAAAGTTTTAGGTTAAAATATTACGAAGTGCCTATTAAACTTGCACCTATAGCGGATTTTCACTATTTAAACGTTTGATTGCTAATAAAATAAAAAAATGTTAAAGCATTGGTAAAAAATTTAACGTTTATATGATGCTAAAAGCAAGATATTTGAATAGTTTTGTAACAAGCTTAACAAAAAATACATATATGAGACAAAAATTTAAAATTCTGTTAACGTTACTGTCTTTCGTAATGGTGCAAGCTGTTTTTGCACAAGCAAAAGAAATTACGGGATCAGTACAAGATGCGTCTGGAGTTCCTTTACTAGGAGTAAACATTTTAGTTAAAGGATCCTCAACAGGGACGCAAACCGATTTCGATGGTAACTATGCAATCGAGGCATCGGCCGGTGAAACCTTAGTATTTAGTTACGTAGGTTATACACCTAAAGAAGTAGTTGTGGGGCAAAGCAACACAATTGATGTTGTCCTTGAGCAAGGTGAGGCTCTTGAGACCGTAGTAGTAACTGCACTTGGTATTTCAAGAGAGAAAAAATCTCTTGGTTATTCAACTCAGCAGGTAAATACTGACGACCTTAACGTTACAAGACCTAGTAATGCAATTAACTCATTATCTGGTAAGGTAGCAGGTGTACAAATCACTAATCCAACTGGTAACTTAGGAGGTTCTTCTAGAATTATCCTTAGGGGTATTGGTTCTGTAACAGGGCAAAACAAGCCTTTAATCGTTGTTGATGGTATTCCATTAGATAACTCAAACTATAACTCAACTTCTGCTCAAGTTGGTAGCGGTGGTCGTGATTATGGTGATGCTGGTTTTGATATTAACCCAGATGATGTAGAAAGCGTAAACGTTCTTAAAGGTGGTGCAGCAGCAGCACTTTATGGATCTCGTGCATCAAATGGTGTTATCTTAATTACTACAAAATCAGGTAAAGAAGGTAAAGGTCAAGTTACAATAAACTCTGGTGTTACTTTTGAAACTGTTAATATTCTTCCACAAGTTCAGAAACTATATGGTGGTGGTGCTGGAGACCCAAATACTATTGAGCAATCAACTTTTGATACTGCTGTTATTAACGGTACTACGTATAA harbors:
- a CDS encoding glutamate-5-semialdehyde dehydrogenase, producing MQLIDTKIKNNVLDSMISILDKRREDILEANKKDLDAFSRDDQALYDRLVVNDAKVDGMIKAISEVKEQDDPVNREISSITLDSGLEINNKTAPFGTIMIIYESRPDVTIEAAVLAFKANNKILLKGGKEAYNSNKILVECWHQALKENDLKKDWIKMLELNREQTQEFLRNPDEPLDLIVPRGGERLIQFVKEHAKCAVLISGRGNNFLYVHKDADWKKTLEVIINAKTDKISGCNALDKVLVDKNIANYEDKLKELKQVLNASKVDVIVDDEVKKVLTDSEIILDKKVWFEEFLALKIAIGAVNDLDEAIEMINQYSGGHSSAILTEDKKAAQKFMEHIDSAAVYHNASTRFTDGGQMGVGAELAISTDKLHHRGPLGLKQLVTNKYYVFGDGHVRV
- the proC gene encoding pyrroline-5-carboxylate reductase, encoding MKVLMIGAGNMGLTYAEGMAQSPYLNRRNLMIFDVSPEKTEALSAIPHFDAYEKLEDCLPKADVVFVAVKPYHSDELFATMKEQVNDQQVFVSLMAGVTIENIQKGLGVKKVIRTMPNLPAKVGKGVTSFTESKEVSRIELIMVRNLLDTTGEAIHVENENFVNASTGISGSGPAYVFYFMQSMLEAALKMGFSENDSKVLVSQTFEGAVALFNDSDLSPTSWMDRVASKGGTTRAALDSMEDNNIKELIKEAAYAAFNRATELGK
- a CDS encoding TonB-dependent receptor is translated as MIKLVITFFTFLITCFAFSQDKVQGVVYEKETNNPLPGANVYWLGTEVGEVTDFDGDFSISYKHSYKKLIVSYVGYTTDTIQVTNPSKQIKATLSSKSNLDEVTLVARKKATSRSYIEAENVINVSSDELLKAACCNLSESFETNPSIDVNFADAISGTRQIKMLGLTSPYILIAMENIPTVRGAAQAYGLTFTPGTWVESIQITKGAGSVVNGYESIAGQINAELQKPTNDDKLFVNLYGASSERLELNTHFNTKINDKWSTGVYLHGNTHQKEHDVNDDNFLDMPLYNQVNVMNRWQYTDTEKGFVGFFNFRYLNDEKQTGELDFDPETDKLTTNAWGSEINTERYDISGKFGYVNPELPWRSAGLQFAYSNHQQDSYFGLRTYNIEHNSIYSNFTYNSIISDSRHKIKTGISFTYDKYDELVETTTYNRIDNSVGAFFEYNFDDLENINLTAGMRVDNHNRLGFFVTPRLHVKYTPWDKSAFRASIGRGKRSANIFAENQNLFSTSRVIRINPSSEGSIYGLEPEIAWNYGVSYLQGFNLFGNKADVTFDYYRTDFQNQVVVDWENPREISFYNLEDESFANSFQTEFNYNLFEGFDARLAYKYYDIKTKYQTGKKIKPLTAQHRFFANVSYQTPVKNNSRWKFDATYNWLGKQRFPSTENNPIQFQLPNFSPEVNTLNAQITKVFSPKFEIYVGGENITNVRQNNPILGAENPFGSNFDSTFVYGPIFGSLYYAGIRYRIN
- a CDS encoding polyribonucleotide nucleotidyltransferase; amino-acid sequence: MIPKVFKEVIDLGDGREISIETGKLAKQAHGSVVVKSGNCMLLCTVVSNYKQSDVDFLPLTVDYREKFAAAGRYPGGFFKREARPSDGEVLTMRLVDRVLRPLFPKDYHAETQVMIQLMSHDDDVMPDAMAGLAASAAIQLSDFPFECAISEARVGRVNGEFIINPTRSQLEESDIDMMIGASADSVMMVEGEMKEISEEEMVEAIKFAHEHIKKQCEAQLKLAEAFGKKETREYEPEREDADLEKKIKDMAYDKVYAIAKGGSAKQERGAAFAEIKEEIIASFTEEELEDFGDLVSKYYSKAEKAAVRDLTLNEGLRLDGRKTDEIRPIWCEVDYLPSTHGSAVFTRGETQALATVTLGTSREANQIDMPSFEGEETFYLHYNFPPFSTGEARPIRGTSRREIGHGNLAQRALKGMIPEDCPYTVRVVSEILESNGSSSMATVCSGTMALMDAGVKLKKPVSGIAMGLISDAESGNFAVLSDILGDEDHLGDMDFKVTGTADGITACQMDIKVKGLSYEILVKALKQAADGRLHILEKLTDTISAPNADVKSHAPKMVTVRIDNEYIGALIGPGGKVIQELQKETGTTIVINEDPETEEGVVEILGTDQNGIDAVLAKIDALTFKPEVGSVYEVKVIKILDFGAVVEYVEAPGNEVLLHISELAWERTDNVTDVVNMGDVIDVKYFGFDSRTKKEKVSRKALLQKPEGYKDRKGGGNRDNQNKGRDNRNRDNKRRD
- the rpsO gene encoding 30S ribosomal protein S15, which codes for MYLTKEEKEKLFKKHGKSEKDTGSTEGQIALFTKRIDHLSKHLKNNQKDFNTERSLVKMVGKRRSLLDYLMKKDIMRYRAIVKELGLRK
- the proB gene encoding glutamate 5-kinase, yielding MSKKRVVIKVGTNVMTNKDNRIVGPILNELVRQIAELHENNIEPVLVSSGSAIAGKEVLGDCSFEDPSTRRQIFSAVGQPRMMRHYYSLFHDYGMRCAQVLATKRDFAPGKHRENMINCYEGLMKEGVVPIANEDDAVSLKMSMFSDNDELASLVAELIQADALILLTDTDGLYTGHPDDDDSEKLNEVRHNENVEKYVQKNTKAEGEGRGGMKSKLKIAKETARKEIPTFIANGKRKNVIVDLLEGKDVGTRFYA